The proteins below come from a single Malus sylvestris chromosome 3, drMalSylv7.2, whole genome shotgun sequence genomic window:
- the LOC126615353 gene encoding uncharacterized protein LOC126615353 isoform X2 has product MLKPGSSMGMPTKTKFEEPESSSSEDEEEIEQALADVTFGELQKARSNGSHLVHLKPKEEKKGGRANKNRPMEVTCTKPVPRFREVIQGSKKVVRDPRFESLCGELDVDRFRKKYRFLFEEELPAEKEDKQLKSDSAKGTEAAILTEHKKKERKAAKEGKQPFFLKKSEIRKKRLMEKYKQLKASGKLEAFIEKRRRKNAAKDHRYMPYRRPNATE; this is encoded by the exons ATGTTAAAACCTGGCAGCTCGATGGGAATGCCAACCAAAACAAAGTTCGAAGAACCTGAATCTTCGTCTTCTGAGGAT gAGGAGGAGATAGAGCAGGCGCTTGCAGATGTGACATTTGGGGAACTGCAGAAGGCACGCTCGAACGGGTCACATTTAGTGCACCTTAAGCCTAAAGAAGAGAAGAAGGGTGGCCGGGCGAACAAGAACCG GCCGATGGAGGTTACTTGCACAAAGCCTGTCCCTAGATTTCGAGAAGTCATTCAAGGTTCGAAAAAG GTGGTACGGGACCCACGTTTCGAATCTTTATGTGGAGAACTTGATGTTGACCg GTTTAGGAAGAAATATCGCTTTTTATTTGAGGAGGAGCTTCCTGCCGAAAAAGAG GATAAACAGCTAAAATCTGATTCAGCTAAGGGTACTGAAGCTGCAATACTGACTGAGcacaagaaaaaagagagaaaagcagcaaaggaagggaagcaaccctttttccttaaGAAAT CTGAGATCCGAAAGAAAAGACTCATGGAGAAGTATAAACAACTCAAG GCATCTGGCAAGCTCGAAGCCTTCATTGAGAAAAGGCGCAGGAAGAATGCAGCGAAGGACCACAGATACATGCCATACCGCAGGCCCAATGCTACCGAGTAG
- the LOC126615353 gene encoding uncharacterized protein LOC126615353 isoform X1 translates to MLKPGSSMGMPTKTKFEEPESSSSEDEEEIEQALADVTFGELQKARSNGSHLVHLKPKEEKKGGRANKNRPMEVTCTKPVPRFREVIQGSKKVVRDPRFESLCGELDVDRFRKKYRFLFEEELPAEKEELQKQIKKSKDPETIEELKKHISLIDKQLKSDSAKGTEAAILTEHKKKERKAAKEGKQPFFLKKSEIRKKRLMEKYKQLKASGKLEAFIEKRRRKNAAKDHRYMPYRRPNATE, encoded by the exons ATGTTAAAACCTGGCAGCTCGATGGGAATGCCAACCAAAACAAAGTTCGAAGAACCTGAATCTTCGTCTTCTGAGGAT gAGGAGGAGATAGAGCAGGCGCTTGCAGATGTGACATTTGGGGAACTGCAGAAGGCACGCTCGAACGGGTCACATTTAGTGCACCTTAAGCCTAAAGAAGAGAAGAAGGGTGGCCGGGCGAACAAGAACCG GCCGATGGAGGTTACTTGCACAAAGCCTGTCCCTAGATTTCGAGAAGTCATTCAAGGTTCGAAAAAG GTGGTACGGGACCCACGTTTCGAATCTTTATGTGGAGAACTTGATGTTGACCg GTTTAGGAAGAAATATCGCTTTTTATTTGAGGAGGAGCTTCCTGCCGAAAAAGAG GAACTACAGAAGCAAATCAAGAAATCTAAGGACCCAGAAACCATTGAAGAACTAAAGAAACACATATCTTTGATT GATAAACAGCTAAAATCTGATTCAGCTAAGGGTACTGAAGCTGCAATACTGACTGAGcacaagaaaaaagagagaaaagcagcaaaggaagggaagcaaccctttttccttaaGAAAT CTGAGATCCGAAAGAAAAGACTCATGGAGAAGTATAAACAACTCAAG GCATCTGGCAAGCTCGAAGCCTTCATTGAGAAAAGGCGCAGGAAGAATGCAGCGAAGGACCACAGATACATGCCATACCGCAGGCCCAATGCTACCGAGTAG